Proteins encoded together in one Gemmatimonadetes bacterium T265 window:
- a CDS encoding acyl-CoA dehydrogenase, giving the protein MEDSLYFNDQHLAVRDMVRSFAESEVAPVAGHYDDVAQFPWENVKRMGELGLLGVPWPEDVGGAGFDLTSYIIAIHEMAKVDASHAITISAHTTLGTSPIYYFGTEAQRARYIPLLASGRVLGGFGLTEPDAGSDAGGTRTTAVRKNGHYVLNGSKRFITHASVGEVFVVTAVTDASAGTRGISSFILTKETSDLDKVRDLGVGHDPSLPPLAGFRAGKKEDKLGWRASDTAELIFEDVEVPAENLLGPEGLGFVNFMKTLDAGRIGIAALSLGLAEGAFEQSLRYTSERKQFGQAIVNFQGVSFPLADMATEIEAGRHLLYSATKLAQEGKPFGKQAAMAKLFCSELSMRATIKAIQLHGGYGYTKDYPVERMMRDAKICEIGEGTSEVQRLVIARHLLRELGN; this is encoded by the coding sequence ATGGAAGACTCGCTGTACTTCAACGACCAACACCTCGCTGTCCGCGACATGGTGCGCAGCTTCGCCGAGAGCGAGGTCGCGCCCGTCGCGGGCCATTATGACGACGTCGCCCAGTTCCCGTGGGAGAACGTCAAGCGCATGGGCGAGCTCGGCCTCCTCGGCGTCCCATGGCCCGAGGACGTCGGCGGCGCCGGGTTCGACCTGACGAGCTACATCATCGCGATCCACGAAATGGCGAAGGTCGACGCGTCACACGCGATCACGATCTCCGCGCACACGACGCTCGGCACCTCGCCCATCTACTACTTCGGCACCGAGGCCCAGCGCGCGCGTTACATCCCGCTGCTCGCGAGCGGGCGCGTGCTCGGCGGCTTCGGCCTGACCGAGCCGGACGCGGGGAGCGACGCCGGCGGTACGCGGACGACGGCGGTGCGCAAGAACGGGCACTACGTGCTGAACGGCTCGAAGCGCTTCATCACGCACGCGTCCGTCGGCGAGGTGTTCGTCGTCACCGCGGTCACCGACGCGTCGGCCGGCACGCGGGGCATCAGCTCGTTCATCCTGACGAAAGAGACGTCGGACCTCGACAAGGTCCGCGACCTCGGCGTCGGCCACGACCCGTCGCTCCCCCCGCTCGCGGGCTTCCGGGCCGGCAAGAAGGAGGACAAGCTCGGCTGGCGCGCGTCGGACACCGCCGAGCTGATCTTCGAGGACGTCGAAGTCCCGGCCGAGAACTTGTTAGGCCCCGAAGGGCTCGGCTTCGTCAACTTCATGAAAACACTCGACGCCGGCCGGATCGGCATCGCCGCGCTGTCGCTCGGGCTGGCCGAGGGCGCGTTCGAGCAGTCGCTGCGCTACACGTCGGAGCGGAAGCAGTTCGGGCAGGCGATCGTCAACTTCCAGGGCGTCTCGTTCCCGCTCGCCGACATGGCGACCGAGATCGAGGCCGGGCGGCACCTGCTCTACTCGGCGACGAAGCTCGCGCAGGAAGGCAAGCCGTTCGGCAAGCAGGCGGCGATGGCGAAGCTCTTCTGCTCGGAGCTGTCGATGCGCGCGACGATCAAGGCGATCCAGCTGCACGGCGGCTACGGCTACACGAAGGACTACCCCGTCGAGCGCATGATGCGCGACGCCAAGATCTGCGAAATCGGCGAGGGGACGAGCGAGGTGCAGCGTCTGGTCATCGCGCGCCACCTGTTGCGGGAGCTCGGGAATTGA
- a CDS encoding hypothetical protein (frameshifted, insertion at around 1237122,1237327,1237391, deletion at around 1237104) produces the protein MTTPNTSDRVVRVASGQGFWGDALDAPRRQVEGGPVDYLMLDYLAEVTMSILQKQKERDPAMGYARDFLGAIESVLPAVTGRGVRVIANAGGVNPESCARAVLDVARRHGAAGALRVGVITGDDLLPRLDALLRDGHELRNMDTGEPLDAVRDRVLSANAYIGSTPIVEALGRGANVVVTGRSTDTALTMAPLRYEFGWGAEDWDRLAAGIVAGHILECGAQCSGGNCLYDWRDIPDLAEVGYPIAEASADGSFVITKHPATGGRVSFHSVAEQLVYEMGDPRSYITPDVVADFTSIRLDEVGPDRVRVYGIAGRPATDKLKVSIAYRSGWKAVGTLVYAWPDAYEKAQVADRVLRERLDRLGLTFDEVLTEYVGANATHGPLAGAPSPELAEVQLRVGVRGGDRASVERFTREIAPLVLNGPPSVTGFAGGRPKVEEVVAYWPALVDKRVVTPRVEVLS, from the coding sequence GTGACTACTCCGAACACGTCCGACCGCGTCGTCCGCGTCGCCTCCGGCCAGGGCTTCTGGGGCGACGCGCTCGACGCGCCGCGCCGGCAGGTCGAGGGCGGCCCGGTCGACTATCTCATGCTCGACTACCTCGCCGAAGTCACCATGTCCATTCTGCAGAAGCAGAAGGAACGCGACCCGGCGATGGGCTACGCACGCGACTTCCTCGGCGCGATCGAAAGCGTGCTCCCGGCGGTGACCGGGCGCGGTGTGCGCGTCATCGCCAACGCCGGCGGCGTGAACCCCGAGAGCTGCGCGCGCGCGGTGCTCGACGTCGCCCGTCGTCACGGCGCCGCGGGCGCGCTGCGTGTGGGCGTGATCACCGGCGACGACCTCCTGCCGCGGCTCGATGCACTCCTCCGCGACGGCCACGAGCTGCGCAACATGGACACCGGCGAGCCGCTCGACGCCGTGCGCGACCGCGTCCTCTCGGCCAACGCGTACATCGGCTCGACCCCGATCGTCGAGGCGTTAGGCCGCGGCGCGAACGTCGTCGTCACCGGCCGCTCGACCGACACCGCGCTCACGATGGCGCCCCTCCGGTACGAGTTCGGCTGGGGCGCGGAGGACTGGGACCGCCTCGCGGCCGGCATCGTGGCGGGACACATCCTCGAGTGCGGCGCGCAGTGCTCGGGCGGCAACTGCCTCTACGACTGGCGCGACATTCCCGACCTCGCCGAGGTCGGCTACCCGATCGCCGAGGCGTCCGCCGACGGCTCGTTCGTGATCACCAAGCACCCGGCGACTGGCGGGCGCGTGTCCTTCCACTCCGTCGCCGAGCAGCTCGTCTACGAGATGGGCGACCCACGGTCGTACATCACGCCCGACGTCGTCGCGGACTTTACCTCGATCCGCCTCGACGAGGTCGGCCCGGACCGCGTGCGCGTGTACGGCATCGCCGGCCGCCCCGCGACCGACAAGTTGAAGGTCTCGATCGCCTACCGGAGCGGCTGGAAGGCGGTCGGCACGCTCGTCTACGCGTGGCCGGACGCGTACGAAAAGGCGCAGGTCGCCGACCGCGTCCTGCGCGAGCGCCTCGACCGGCTCGGCCTCACGTTCGACGAGGTGCTCACCGAGTACGTCGGCGCGAACGCAACGCACGGCCCGCTCGCCGGCGCGCCGAGTCCCGAGTTGGCCGAGGTGCAGCTGCGCGTCGGCGTCCGCGGCGGCGACCGCGCGTCCGTCGAGCGCTTCACGCGCGAGATCGCGCCGCTCGTGCTGAACGGGCCGCCGAGCGTGACCGGGTTTGCGGGCGGACGTCCGAAGGTCGAAGAGGTGGTCGCGTACTGGCCGGCGCTCGTCGACAAGCGCGTCGTCACGCCGCGCGTGGAGGTGCTCTCGTGA
- a CDS encoding 50S ribosomal protein L21: MNYAIIRTGGKQFRAEPGKTLRIPSLVGETGTEIEFNEVLLGSVDGAVRAGVPTLAGAKVTAEIVKHGRGDKIVVFKFKRRKNYARKQGHRQGYTEVRFKAIDLG, translated from the coding sequence ATGAACTACGCCATCATCCGCACCGGCGGCAAGCAGTTCCGCGCCGAACCGGGCAAGACGCTCCGGATCCCCTCACTCGTCGGCGAGACGGGGACCGAGATCGAGTTCAACGAAGTGCTGCTCGGCTCGGTCGACGGCGCGGTGCGCGCGGGCGTGCCCACGCTCGCCGGCGCGAAGGTCACGGCGGAAATCGTCAAGCACGGCCGCGGCGACAAGATCGTCGTCTTCAAGTTCAAGCGCCGCAAGAACTACGCGCGCAAGCAGGGCCATCGGCAGGGGTACACCGAGGTCCGCTTCAAGGCCATCGACCTCGGCTAA
- the rpoE_3 gene encoding DNA-directed RNA polymerase sigma-70 factor: MPIVSSAPLVDDHTDDALDDALLARWRSGDERAATALVERHAPALARYAASLGARAEAEEVVQDTFVRAFQALDGFRADSSLRTWLFTIARRLVLDRRRAGGRRSRHEVDAPEDVDVAAAHTALDDLVAGETHGRLRAAVERLTPTQREVFLLRVVDGRAYKEIARIAGTTEGSARVHYHNALRSVQEFLDV, translated from the coding sequence ATGCCCATCGTGAGTTCTGCCCCTCTGGTCGACGATCATACCGACGACGCACTCGACGACGCGCTGCTCGCCCGCTGGCGGAGCGGCGACGAACGCGCCGCGACGGCGCTCGTCGAGCGGCACGCGCCGGCACTCGCGCGCTACGCGGCGAGCCTCGGCGCCCGCGCGGAGGCGGAGGAAGTCGTCCAGGACACCTTCGTCCGCGCGTTTCAGGCGCTGGACGGGTTCCGGGCGGACAGCTCGTTGCGCACGTGGCTGTTCACGATCGCGCGCCGCCTCGTGCTCGACCGCAGACGCGCCGGCGGGCGGCGGTCGCGTCACGAGGTGGACGCGCCAGAGGACGTCGACGTCGCGGCGGCGCACACGGCGCTCGACGACCTCGTCGCGGGCGAGACGCACGGCCGCCTGCGGGCGGCGGTCGAGCGCCTCACCCCCACGCAGCGGGAAGTCTTCCTCTTGCGGGTGGTCGACGGCCGCGCGTACAAGGAGATCGCCCGGATCGCGGGGACCACGGAGGGGTCGGCCCGCGTACACTACCACAACGCCCTTCGCTCGGTGCAGGAGTTTCTCGATGTCTGA
- a CDS encoding amidohydrolase — MLAPCVVACLVGPRVRAQPPSAPAPGTPPGPTSAAATTGPLGNAASTPGNAVNRNAPGRGGVSVPLADPFPSTYRPVPSGATVIRNVTLLTAAGPTIRNGAILLRDGKIVSVGTNVDAPPGAAVIDGAGKYVTPGIIDVHSHLGVYAAPGGDALSDGNEATNPTTPYVWAEHSVWPQDPQFPRNLAGGVTTLQVLPGSANLIGGRSVVLKVVPSRTVQGMKFPGAKYGLKMACGENPKRVYENRGPSTRMGNVAGYRTAWILAEAYRRRWDAWLAGNRQGEPPTRDLGLETLAEVLRGNILVHNHCYRADEMAQMMDIAREFGYKIRAFHHGVEAYKIADLLARDSVAGALWADWGAFKMEAMDAVRANLALVNQAGARAIVHSDDPSGSQRLNQEAAKAIAAGRAVGIDVSEDQAVRWLTINAAWALGLDDRIGSLEPGKNADVVLWSGDPFSVYTRAEKVWVDGAMLYDRADPRRQWRTDFELGFVAPPTPVGGAAGGAPARAPSSIPSTGGPR, encoded by the coding sequence TTGCTCGCTCCGTGCGTCGTCGCGTGCCTCGTCGGCCCGCGCGTTCGCGCGCAGCCGCCGAGCGCGCCCGCTCCCGGGACTCCTCCCGGCCCAACGTCCGCCGCGGCCACCACCGGACCGCTCGGCAACGCCGCGTCGACGCCGGGCAACGCGGTCAACCGGAACGCGCCCGGACGGGGCGGGGTCTCCGTCCCCCTCGCCGACCCGTTCCCGAGCACGTACCGCCCGGTGCCGTCCGGGGCGACCGTCATCCGGAACGTGACGTTGCTGACCGCCGCCGGGCCGACGATCCGCAACGGCGCGATCCTGCTTCGCGACGGCAAGATCGTCAGCGTCGGGACGAACGTCGACGCGCCGCCCGGCGCGGCGGTGATCGACGGCGCGGGCAAGTACGTGACGCCAGGGATCATCGACGTCCACTCGCACCTCGGCGTGTACGCGGCGCCGGGGGGGGACGCGCTCTCGGATGGCAACGAGGCAACGAATCCGACGACGCCGTACGTGTGGGCCGAGCATTCGGTCTGGCCGCAGGACCCGCAGTTCCCCCGCAACCTCGCCGGCGGTGTCACGACCCTGCAGGTGCTCCCCGGGTCGGCCAACCTGATCGGCGGCCGGAGCGTCGTTCTCAAGGTCGTGCCGTCGCGCACGGTGCAGGGGATGAAGTTCCCGGGCGCGAAGTACGGGCTCAAGATGGCGTGCGGCGAGAACCCGAAGCGGGTCTACGAGAACCGCGGCCCGAGCACGCGGATGGGGAACGTCGCGGGGTACCGGACCGCGTGGATCCTGGCCGAGGCGTACCGCCGGCGTTGGGACGCCTGGCTCGCCGGCAACCGGCAGGGCGAACCGCCGACGCGCGATCTCGGCCTCGAGACGCTCGCCGAGGTGCTGCGCGGCAACATCCTCGTCCACAACCATTGTTACCGGGCCGACGAGATGGCGCAGATGATGGACATCGCGCGCGAGTTCGGCTACAAGATCCGCGCGTTCCACCACGGCGTCGAGGCGTACAAGATCGCCGACCTGCTCGCGCGCGACTCCGTCGCCGGCGCGCTCTGGGCGGACTGGGGCGCGTTCAAGATGGAAGCGATGGACGCCGTGCGCGCGAACCTCGCGCTCGTCAACCAGGCGGGCGCGCGGGCGATCGTCCACTCGGACGACCCGTCCGGTTCGCAGCGCCTGAACCAGGAAGCGGCGAAGGCGATCGCCGCCGGGCGCGCGGTCGGCATCGACGTCTCGGAAGACCAGGCCGTCCGCTGGCTCACGATCAACGCCGCGTGGGCGTTAGGCCTCGACGACCGGATCGGGTCGCTCGAGCCGGGCAAGAACGCCGACGTCGTGCTCTGGTCGGGCGACCCGTTCTCGGTCTACACGCGCGCCGAGAAGGTGTGGGTCGACGGCGCCATGCTGTACGACCGCGCGGACCCGCGGCGGCAGTGGCGGACCGACTTCGAGTTAGGCTTCGTCGCGCCTCCGACGCCGGTCGGCGGCGCGGCGGGCGGCGCGCCCGCCCGGGCGCCGTCCTCCATCCCGTCCACCGGAGGGCCGCGTTGA
- a CDS encoding amidohydrolase, with product MRRVNPWHLARAIVAALSLGAVVRSADAQAIALVGGTVYPVSGPKIERGTVVLRDGRVVAVGRDVAIPADARRIDVTGRVVTPGFVNAGTQLGVVEIGAVRDTRDASARGRDAIAAAFAVWEGFNPASELIQPARNEGVTTAIVVPNGGLVSGQAAVVHLDGRTASDALLRPSAAMVAQVGDARSAAVGARGELIGRLRELLVDARAYGRSRAAYERNQTRTYTASRADLEALQPVLAGRLPMLVAADRAADIDAALRLRREFGFRLMILGGAEAWELADRLAADRVPVVTGAMNNIPADFASLGQRQENAALLTNAGVPVALIGNAGGGDEESFNVRNVRFEAGNAVAYGMRYDAALRAVTLTPAELFGVADRVGSLAPGRDADVVVWSGDPFEFATRAEHVFIRGREVTGDSRQDELARRYRTLPPAYTTP from the coding sequence ATGCGCCGCGTCAATCCTTGGCATCTCGCGCGGGCGATCGTCGCGGCGCTATCGCTCGGCGCCGTCGTCCGCTCGGCCGACGCGCAGGCGATCGCGCTCGTGGGCGGGACCGTGTACCCGGTCTCCGGCCCGAAGATCGAGCGCGGTACCGTGGTGCTCCGCGACGGGCGAGTCGTTGCGGTCGGCCGCGACGTCGCGATCCCGGCGGACGCGCGGCGGATCGACGTGACCGGGCGCGTCGTCACGCCGGGGTTCGTGAACGCGGGCACGCAGCTCGGCGTGGTGGAGATCGGCGCCGTGCGCGACACGCGCGACGCGAGCGCGCGCGGCCGCGACGCGATCGCCGCCGCGTTCGCCGTCTGGGAGGGCTTCAACCCGGCGTCCGAGTTGATCCAGCCCGCGCGGAACGAGGGCGTCACGACGGCGATCGTCGTCCCGAACGGCGGCCTCGTCTCCGGCCAGGCCGCGGTCGTGCACCTCGACGGGAGAACCGCGAGCGACGCGCTGCTGCGCCCGTCCGCGGCGATGGTCGCACAGGTCGGGGACGCGCGCTCGGCGGCCGTAGGCGCCCGCGGCGAGTTGATCGGCCGGCTTCGCGAGTTGCTCGTCGACGCGCGCGCGTACGGCCGCTCGCGGGCGGCGTACGAGCGGAATCAGACGCGCACATACACGGCCTCCCGCGCGGACCTCGAGGCGCTCCAGCCGGTACTGGCGGGGCGCCTCCCGATGCTCGTCGCGGCGGACCGTGCGGCCGACATCGACGCCGCGCTCCGGCTGCGGCGCGAGTTCGGCTTTCGCCTCATGATCCTCGGCGGCGCGGAGGCGTGGGAGTTGGCCGACCGGTTGGCGGCCGATCGCGTGCCGGTCGTGACGGGCGCGATGAACAACATCCCGGCGGACTTCGCGTCGTTAGGCCAGCGGCAGGAGAACGCGGCCCTACTGACCAACGCCGGCGTGCCGGTCGCGCTCATCGGCAACGCGGGCGGGGGCGACGAGGAGTCGTTCAACGTCCGGAACGTCCGCTTCGAGGCCGGCAACGCCGTCGCGTACGGGATGCGCTACGACGCGGCGCTCCGGGCGGTGACCCTCACCCCGGCCGAACTGTTCGGCGTCGCGGACCGCGTCGGCTCGCTCGCGCCCGGGCGGGACGCCGACGTGGTCGTCTGGAGCGGGGACCCGTTCGAGTTCGCGACGCGCGCGGAGCACGTCTTTATCCGCGGGCGGGAGGTGACCGGGGACTCGCGGCAGGACGAACTGGCGCGGCGGTACCGCACGCTCCCGCCGGCCTACACGACGCCGTGA
- the rpmA gene encoding 50S ribosomal protein L27, producing the protein MAHKKGVGSTRNGRDSNPQYRGIKKFGGEQVVAGNIIVRQCGTKWHPGRNVGLGRDYTIYSLIDGVVKFEHRSKSQLKVSVYPAAEPAAASIARPAGDAQAATA; encoded by the coding sequence ATGGCACACAAGAAGGGCGTCGGCTCGACGCGCAACGGCCGCGACTCGAACCCGCAGTACCGCGGCATCAAGAAGTTCGGCGGCGAGCAGGTCGTCGCGGGCAACATCATCGTCCGCCAGTGCGGCACCAAGTGGCACCCCGGCCGCAACGTCGGCCTCGGGCGCGACTACACGATTTACTCGCTCATCGACGGGGTCGTGAAGTTCGAGCACCGCAGCAAGTCGCAACTCAAGGTCAGCGTCTACCCGGCGGCCGAGCCCGCCGCGGCGTCGATCGCGCGGCCGGCGGGCGACGCGCAGGCGGCGACGGCCTAA
- the cafA gene encoding ribonuclease G: MKREILINTGAREMRVAILEDGQLVELLVERPESRRMVGDVYLGKVEAVLPGIQAAFVNIGTDKSAFLHASDVVFDEGADPDDDEDDEEESAEPDAVPRRRAGRAKAPPIEDVLKKGQELLVQVSKEPISTKGSRVTAQVSLAGRFLVYMPHAPSRVGVSRKITDREDRRRLKELVGAVLPPDAGGVIVRTVSEEASAETFGRELTTLVNQWKRIQRKTRFMRAPALIHQETSLARGLVRDLFSDKVDALVVDSRAVQGEILEYLQGFAPELADRVRLHEDAVPLFDAFGIEREIRDLFKRRCDLPSGGYLIVEPTEALVSIDVNSGRFVGKKDPEKTVLKTNLEAAREVARQLRLRDVGGIIVCDFIDMETQANRDRVLQELRQALGRDRARTKAYAVSELGIVEMTRQRVRQSHLQSMTAPCPTCGGTGRIFTPETVVRRIERAVRRMAADGRRDAVQVRMHPETALHVLTEEQDLVGKLERAVGFDLEMRDDPLLRPDEFKLVVRGAEQRDVTERYAVA; encoded by the coding sequence GTGAAGCGGGAGATCCTGATCAACACCGGCGCGCGCGAGATGCGCGTCGCCATCCTCGAGGACGGACAGCTCGTCGAGCTGCTCGTCGAGCGGCCCGAAAGCCGCCGCATGGTGGGCGACGTCTACCTCGGCAAGGTCGAGGCGGTGCTGCCGGGCATCCAGGCGGCGTTCGTCAACATCGGCACCGACAAGAGCGCGTTCCTGCACGCGTCGGACGTCGTCTTCGACGAGGGCGCCGACCCGGACGACGACGAGGACGACGAAGAGGAAAGCGCCGAGCCCGACGCCGTGCCGCGCCGGCGCGCCGGGCGCGCGAAGGCGCCGCCGATCGAGGACGTGCTTAAGAAGGGGCAGGAACTGCTCGTCCAGGTGTCGAAGGAGCCGATCTCGACGAAGGGCTCCCGGGTCACCGCGCAGGTCTCGCTCGCCGGTCGGTTCCTCGTCTACATGCCGCACGCCCCGTCGCGTGTCGGCGTCAGCCGCAAGATCACCGACCGTGAAGACCGGCGGCGGCTGAAGGAGCTCGTCGGCGCGGTGCTGCCGCCCGACGCGGGCGGGGTGATCGTCCGCACGGTCAGCGAGGAAGCCTCGGCGGAGACATTCGGCCGCGAGCTGACGACGCTCGTCAACCAGTGGAAGCGGATCCAACGGAAGACCCGCTTCATGCGCGCGCCGGCACTCATCCACCAGGAGACGAGCCTCGCGCGCGGGCTCGTGCGCGACCTGTTCAGCGACAAGGTCGACGCGCTCGTCGTCGACTCGCGCGCCGTGCAGGGCGAGATCCTCGAGTACCTCCAGGGGTTCGCGCCCGAGCTCGCGGACCGCGTGCGACTGCACGAGGACGCCGTCCCGCTGTTCGACGCGTTCGGGATCGAACGCGAGATCCGCGACCTGTTCAAGCGCCGCTGCGACCTCCCCTCGGGCGGGTACCTGATCGTCGAGCCGACCGAGGCGCTCGTCTCGATCGACGTCAACTCGGGGCGCTTCGTTGGCAAGAAGGACCCCGAGAAGACCGTCCTCAAGACGAACCTCGAGGCCGCGCGCGAGGTCGCGCGTCAGCTGCGGTTGCGCGACGTCGGTGGGATTATCGTCTGCGACTTCATCGACATGGAGACGCAGGCCAACCGCGACCGCGTGCTGCAGGAGCTGCGGCAGGCGCTCGGCCGCGATCGCGCGCGCACGAAGGCGTACGCCGTGAGCGAACTCGGCATCGTCGAGATGACCCGCCAGCGCGTGCGGCAGAGTCACCTCCAGAGCATGACGGCGCCGTGCCCGACGTGCGGCGGGACCGGGCGGATCTTCACCCCCGAGACCGTCGTTCGGCGGATCGAGCGCGCCGTGCGCCGGATGGCGGCCGACGGTCGACGCGACGCGGTTCAGGTGCGCATGCACCCCGAGACCGCATTGCACGTGCTCACCGAGGAGCAGGACCTCGTCGGCAAGCTGGAGCGCGCGGTCGGGTTCGACCTTGAGATGCGCGACGACCCGCTCCTCCGTCCCGACGAGTTCAAGCTCGTCGTCCGCGGGGCGGAGCAGCGGGACGTCACCGAACGCTACGCCGTCGCGTGA
- the icd gene encoding isocitrate dehydrogenase [NADP] yields the protein MANYKHAQVPANGERIDYAGDALRVPSRPIVPFIEGDGTGPDIWRASVRVFDAAVERAYDGQRRIAWMEVFAGEKSVATTGEWLPEETVDALREFRVSIKGPLTTPVGGGIRSLNVALRQVLDLYACIRPVRYFEGVGAPVKEPQKLDVVIFRENTEDVYSGIEFRAGTPEAAQLADFLADQLGKKVREGSAIGVKPMSEFGSKRLVRMAIDYAVKNGRGSVTLVHKGNIMKFTEGAFRDWGYEVAKESFHGTVIDKGPWTQIPDGPLVRDVIADAMFQQLLLRPDEYSVIATPNLNGDYLSDAAAAQVGGLGMAPGGNVGDGLAVFEATHGTAPKYAGQDKVNPGSVILSGVMMLQYMGWNEAADLIVRGIERAIGAKTVTYDLARQMPGATEVSCSGFGDAIIRGMVA from the coding sequence ATGGCGAACTACAAGCACGCCCAGGTCCCCGCGAACGGCGAGCGCATCGACTACGCCGGCGACGCGCTCCGCGTCCCTAGCCGTCCGATCGTGCCGTTCATCGAAGGCGACGGGACCGGCCCGGACATCTGGCGCGCCTCGGTGCGCGTGTTCGACGCGGCCGTCGAGCGCGCCTACGACGGCCAGCGACGCATCGCGTGGATGGAGGTGTTCGCGGGCGAGAAGAGCGTCGCGACCACCGGCGAGTGGCTGCCCGAGGAGACGGTCGACGCGCTCCGCGAGTTCCGCGTCTCGATCAAGGGTCCGCTGACGACCCCGGTCGGCGGCGGCATCCGGTCGCTCAACGTCGCGCTGCGGCAGGTGCTCGACCTCTACGCGTGCATCCGCCCCGTGCGCTACTTCGAAGGCGTCGGCGCGCCGGTCAAGGAACCGCAGAAGCTCGACGTCGTGATCTTTCGCGAGAACACCGAGGACGTGTACTCGGGGATCGAGTTCCGGGCCGGCACGCCGGAAGCGGCGCAGCTCGCCGACTTCCTGGCCGACCAGCTCGGCAAGAAGGTGCGCGAGGGCTCCGCGATCGGCGTCAAGCCGATGAGTGAGTTCGGCTCCAAGCGACTGGTGCGGATGGCGATCGATTACGCGGTCAAGAACGGCCGCGGGTCGGTGACCCTGGTGCACAAGGGCAACATCATGAAGTTCACCGAAGGCGCCTTCCGCGACTGGGGGTACGAGGTCGCGAAGGAGTCTTTCCACGGCACCGTGATCGACAAGGGTCCGTGGACGCAGATCCCGGACGGCCCGCTCGTGCGCGACGTGATCGCCGACGCGATGTTCCAGCAACTCCTGTTGCGCCCCGACGAGTACTCCGTGATCGCGACCCCGAACCTCAACGGCGACTACCTCTCGGACGCCGCCGCCGCGCAGGTCGGCGGTCTCGGCATGGCGCCCGGAGGCAACGTCGGTGACGGACTCGCCGTGTTCGAGGCCACGCACGGCACCGCGCCGAAGTACGCCGGCCAGGACAAGGTCAACCCGGGGAGCGTGATCCTCTCGGGCGTGATGATGCTGCAGTACATGGGGTGGAACGAAGCGGCCGACCTGATCGTGCGCGGAATCGAGCGCGCGATCGGCGCGAAGACGGTGACCTACGACCTCGCGCGCCAGATGCCCGGCGCGACCGAGGTGTCGTGCTCCGGCTTCGGCGACGCGATTATTCGTGGCATGGTGGCCTGA